In Colletotrichum lupini chromosome 6, complete sequence, a single window of DNA contains:
- a CDS encoding dimethylaniline monooxygenase → MAPRYSSVAVIGAGPSGISAVKALSEENVFERIQLFDRREGIGGTWIYDEQPEPFSPSSAQPVREIPAKLPQSLPPASENVTARTGLYPALDSNVGSQVMAFTYKPFPDVNSASSINRFGKRNPTHPFAQVAGYLEEIAEPFSHLFTFNTHVERVEKVSKKWQLTLRKTQHYLKNQKRDYWWQDTFDAVVVATGHYGVPFVPNIDGLKETFAALPQRFEHSKAYRSPEDYVGKKVVVVGGNVSASDTVSEIHSIVSGPLYVSQRGSNEILQDAWELPNVVLKPQITRVSVGSGNTVKVKFSDGSEVDGIEKVHFGTGYRLSYPFLRPDPVTPSGRLSGFYQHVFNIADPSLTVVGQVKAAISFRVYEYQAVAVARYFANRGGGLPSPREQDEWEVKRLQYKGSTSQFHEIKPDFSEYFEFLRGVAGPPAPDTDAYELPAWEDEWALLGFGVLALKQKWWKELKRKEEEAKKIQSKL, encoded by the exons ATGGCTCCCAGATATTCCAGTGTCGCAGTAATCGGTGCTGGGCCTTCTGGCATCTCCGCTGTGAAAGCCTTGAGTGAAGAGAATGTCTTCGAAAGAATCCAATTGTTCGACAGAAGAGAAGGCATCGGTGGCACATG GATCTACGATGAGCAGCCAGAACCTTTTTCGCCATCTTCGGCGCAACCTGTGCGAGAAATTCCAGCCAAGCTACCACAGTCACTGCCACCAGCATCTGAAAATGTCACGGCTCGGACAGGTCTCTATCCCGCCTTGGACAGCAATGTCGGCTCCCAAGTGATGGCGTTCACCTACAAGCCGTTTCCGGATGTGAACTCGGCCTCTTCCATCAACCGCTTTGGCAAGAGGAACCCGACGCATCCCTTCGCGCAAGTCGCTGGCTACCTCGAGGAGATTGCAGAGCCGTTTTCGCACTTGTTCACTTTCAATACGCATGTGGAGCGTGTGGAGAAAGTGAGCAAGAAATGGCAATTGACTCTCAGGAAAACTCAACATTATCTGAAGAACCAGAAGAGAGATTACTGGTGGCAAGACACATTCGATGCCGTTGTTGTGGCCACCGGGCACTACGGTGTACCATTCGTTCCGAATATTGACGGTCTTAAAGAGACTTTTGCTGCTTTGCCTCAAAGGTTTGAGCACTCGAAGGCTTACAGGTCTCCTGAGGACTACGTTGGCAAG AAAGTCGTTGTCGTCGGCGGCAACGTTTCTGCATCTGACACAGTCTCAGAGATTCACAGCATCGTGTCTGGGCCCCTTTATGTCTCGCAGCGAGGCTCTAATGAAATTCTTCAGGATGCATGGGAACTACCCAACGTCGTTCTCAAGCCGCAAATCACACGAGTGTCCGTTGGATCTGGAAACACCGTCAAAGTCAAATTCTCGGACGGCAGTGAAGTCGACGGTATCGAGAAAGTTCACTTCGGCACCGGCTATCGACTTTCCTACCCTTTCCTGCGTCCCGATCCCGTGACGCCAAGTGGGCGCCTCTCAGGATTTTACCAACACGTCTTTAACATCGCGGATCCGTCACTCACAGTCGTTGGACAAGTCAAGGCGGCCATCTCGTTCCGTGTCTACGAGTACCAGGCCGTTGCCGTGGCTCGCTATTTCGCGAACCGGGGAGGCGGTCTGCCTTCTCCACGAGAGCAGGACGAGTGGGAAGTGAAGCGACTGCAGTACAAGGGGTCGACGTCCCAGTTCCACGAAATCAAGCCCGACTTTTCAGAATATTTCGAGTTTTTGCGAGGTGTTGCCGGACCTCCTGCACCGGACACGGATGCTTATGAGTTGCCTGCGTGGGAAGATGAATGGGCGTTGTTGGGCTTCGGCGTTCTGGCACTGAAGCAAAAGTGGTGGAAGGAGTTGAAGAggaaggaagaggaggcaAAGAAAATCCAGTCCAAGTTGTAG
- a CDS encoding sugar porter family MFS transporter, which yields MVHIGSSAGRAPTETIQIDSEATRRMSIADADAAGLAREAAKATEAELSMGLMASIKLYPRAVMWSLFFSTAVIMEGFDKTLIGNLYAYDVFQRKFGEIQPDGSYQLTAAWQAGLSNGALVGEITGLFLNGIIAERYGYRKTMIGGLVGVTAFIFIIFFSETLVQLLIGEMLIGIPWGIFQTLTVTYASEVCPTHLRAYLTTYVNLCWVIGQLIASGVLRGVITRTDEWGYKIPFALQWMWPVPLIIGIFFAPESPWWLIRKERLDDAKKSLIRLTSRNQQQNFNADETISMMVHTNELEKAAQSGTSYIDCFKGTDLRRTEIVCVTWAIQTLCGSTFMGYSTYFYQQAGMAKENAFTMSLAQYALGALGTVFSWFLMQHFGRRTLYLSGQGIMCAILAAIGFASLAGKSNVAAQWAIGSLLLVYTFMYDCTVGPVCYSLVSELSSTRLRTKTVVLARNLYNITGITTNILTPLMLNPSAWNWGAKIGFFWAVSCAICFVWTWFRLPEPRGRTYGELEILFDQRIPARKFRKTEIAGLTHGAQSTDRISEKESMAAVSQIEKTASA from the exons ATGGTGCACATCGGATCATCCGCGGGCAGGGCGCCGACCGAGACCATCCAGATCGACTCGGAGGCCACCCGCCGCATGTCCATCGCCGACGCCGACGCCGCCGGGCTCGCTCGTGAGGCGGCTAAAGCGACCGAGGCCGAGCTCAGTATGGGCCTCATGGCATCGATCAAGCTCTACCCCAGGGCCGTTATGTGGTCGCTCTTCTTCAGCACCGCCGTCATCATGGAGGGTTTCGACAAGACCCTCATCGGCAACCTCTATGCCTACGACGTCTTCCAGCGCAAGTTTGGTGAGATCCAGCCCGACGGCAGCTATCAGTTGACTGCGGCGTGGCAGGCTGGCCTCAGTAACGGCGCGCTTGTCGGCGAGATCACCGGCCTATTCCTCAACGGTATCATTGCCGAGAGATACGGATACCGCAAGACCATGATTGGTGGCCTCGTTGGCGTTACGGCATTCATCTTCATCATCTTCTTCTCCGAGACCCTTGTCCAGCTCTTGATCGGAGAGATGCTCATTGGTATTCCATGGGGTATCTTCCAGACCCTGACTGTCACCTACGCCTCCGAGGTCTGCCCCACACATCTGCGAGCCTACCTT ACTACCTATGTCAATCTCTGCTGGGTCATTGGTCAACTCATTGCCAGCGGTGTTCTTCGAGGTGTCATCACCCGTACTGACGAGTGGGGATACAAGATTCCCTTTGCCCTTCAGTGGATGTGGCCCGTCCCCCTCATCATCGGCATTTTCTTCGCTCCCGAATCTCCCTGGTGGCTCATCCGCAAGGAGCGCCTCGACGACGCCAAGAAGTCTCTCATCCGCCTCACCAGCCGCAACCAACAGCAAAACTTCAACGCCGACGAGACCATTTCCATGATGGTCCACACCAACGAGCTCGAGAAGGCCGCGCAGAGTGGAACAAGCTACATCGACTGCTTCAAGGGCACCGATCTTCGCCGTACCGAGATCGTCTGCGTCACATGGGCCATTCAGACTCTTTGCGGCTCGACGTTCATGGGATACTCGACATACTTCTACCAGCAAGCCGGCATGGCAAAGGAGAACGCATTCACCATGTCCTTGGCCCAGTACGCTCTCGGCGCCCTCGGCACAGTCTTCTCCTGGTTCCTGATGCAGCACTTTGGCAGACGCACTCTCTACCTCTCTGGCCAGGGCATCATGTGCGCCATTCTCGCAGCCATTGGCTTCGCCTCCTTGGCTGGAAAGTCCAACGTCGCTGCACAGTGGGCCATCGGCAGCTTGCTCCTCGTCTATACCTTCATGTACGACTGCACTGTCGGCCCCGTCTGCTACTCTCTCGTTTCTGAACTGAGCTCGACCCGCCTGAGAACCAAGACTGTCGTGCTCGCGCGTAACCTGTACAACATCACCGGAATCACCACCAACATCCTGACCCCGCTGATGCTCAACCCTTCTGCGTGGAACTGGGGCGCCAAGATCGGTTTCTTCTGGGCCGTCAGCTGTGCTATCTGCTTCGTCTGGACCTGGTTCCGTCTGCCTGAGCCTAGAGGCCGCACCTATGGCGAGCTCGAGATTCTCTTTGATCAGCGCATTCCGGCACGCAAGTTCAGGAAGACCGAGATTGCTGGTCTCACTCACGGAGCTCAGTCCACTGACAGAATTTCCGAGAAGGAGTCCATGGCGGCCGTCAGCCAGATTGAGAAGACTGCCTCAGCATAG
- a CDS encoding pectate lyase, whose amino-acid sequence MRVSVSVVFCAFLGLTTANPLDWLGLASWEVEGFAKDNPLGKTAGGKGGPTVTVSSVPELQTAVAGSDPKIVVLKGEFVLPARLNVGSNKSLVGYKNTAHITGKGLNVYNATNVILQNLKISHILDNDCITIRNSTRVWVDHNEFTSDITKGPDFYDGQVDIIRASDWITVSWNYFHDHWKSSLVGNDATFRDLDFGHLHVTYHHNYWKNEGTRGPAGRFGHQHIYSNLYEDFLYQAIHSRSDNQVLVEGNVFRGNTREALSTYGLVIPDDSPNTCVCGDEELDGFANLGAPNDWGKAGVNITQKGTFYKAPYQFKLTPLHLVAPIVKLGAGVGRV is encoded by the exons ATGAGAGTCAGCGTCTCGGTAGTTTTCTGCGCCTTCCTAGGCTTAACCACTGCCAATCCCCTCGATTGGCTCGGCCTTGCCTCTTGGGAAGTTGAAGGCTTCGCGAAAGACAACCCACTTGGCAAGACTGCCGGAGGCAAAGGCGGCCCGACCGTGACAGTCTCAAGTGTTCCTGAGCTTCAGACCGCGGTGGCAGGCAGTGATCCCAAGATTGTGGTCCTGAAGGGCGAATTCGTCTTGCCTGCACGCCTAAACGTCGGATCCAACAAGAGCTTAGTTGGCTACAAGAACACAGCACATATTACCGGCAAGGGTCTCAATGTCTACAACGCAACCAACGTCATCTTGCAGAATCTCAAGATCAGCCACATCCTGGACAATGACTGCATCACGATCCGTAACTCTACTAGGGTCTGGGTAGATCACAACGAATTCACCTCAGATATTACCAAAGGCCCGGACTTCTAT GACGGTCAGGTTGATATTATCCGTGCCTCGGACTGGATCACTGTTTCCTGGAACTACTTCCACGACCACTGGAAGTCATCCCTCGTTGGGAACGATGCCACATTCCGCGATCTCGACTTTGGCCATCTTCACGTTACATACCACCACAATTATTGGAAGAACGAGGGCACTCGCGGGCCTGCAGGTCGCTTCGGACACCAGCACATCTATAGCAACCTCTACGAAGATTTCCTCTATCAGGCCATTCACTCTCGCTCCGATAACCAGGTTCTCGTCGAGGGCAATGTCTTTCGCGGAAACACCCGTGAGGCGCTCAGCACTTACGGCCTCGTAATCCCCGATGATTCTCCAAATACTTGTGTCTGTGGTGACGAGGAATTGGATGGCTTTGCTAATCTTGGTGCAC CCAATGACTGGGGAAAAGCTGGTGTCAACATCACCCAGAAGGGTACCTTCTACAAGGCGCCCTACCAGTTCAAGCTCACTCCTCTGCATTTGGTAGCACCCATTGTCAAACTTGGCGCAGGAGTTGGCCGAGTTTGA
- a CDS encoding carboxylesterase, with amino-acid sequence MIISTLVFVSLCAQTWAAPQQGGGGTPRVTIKAPQANLKGTTKGFLGAKAGEVESFNGIPFARPPIGDLRFKPPVRLTEAMGEVDATTEQPESCPQFILQPDFGSPLIPPDLLDKVLNLPILKNLAVGQEDCLTINVQRPAGTKEGDKLPVMYWIFGGGFELGSTSIYNGAGLIAEGMSTGKPFVFVAVNYRVGAWGFMPGKDLMQEGSSNAGLLDQRMGLEWVQDNIASFGGDPDKVTLWGDKALFRGAIMNSGSAVPTDPMDSPKATKVYNKVLSAAGCDGAPDRLKCLRDLSYDDMRKAANSVPGLLSYSSVALSYLPRPDGKNIVSSPEVFATSGKLPKVPFILGDQEDEGTLFALFQPNITRTREVEEYLGELYFKNASPQQIKDLVGTYAARPSEGSPFRTAGFNEVRPQFKRLAAILGDTVFTLTRRAVFNISQTVQPEVNTWSYLASYDYGTPVLGTFHGSDLLQVFYGIKPNYAASATRAYYFNFAYNLDPNDSSGGTGKAKVKLIDWPKWRDGNKMLHMMAKSADLIDDDFRQDSFNFLLNNSWTLWSSEVWGWKDMAFRNDITGVCAMRTCGAALIS; translated from the exons ATGATTATTTCGACCTTGGTCTTCGTCTCTCTATGTGCTCAGACATGGGCTGCACCACAGCAAGGGGGCGGTGGAACCCCTCGAGTCACCATCAAGGCACCTCAAGCAAACCTGAAAGGTACAACGAAAGGATTTCTTGGAGCCAAGGCTGGTGAAGTTGAATCATTTAATGGGATCCCCTTTGCCAGGCCTCCCATTGGAGACTTGAGGTTCAAGCCACCTGTACGGCTTACCGAAGCCATGGGCGAAGTCGATGCCACCACAGAACAACCAGAGTCATGCCCGCAGTTCATCCTACAACCAGACTTTGGCTCGCCTCTTATCCCTCCAGACCTTCTCGATAAGGTCCTCAATCTACCCATTCTCAAGAACCTAGCCGTTGGGCAAGAAGACTGTCTCACTATTAATGTGCAACGCCCCGCCGGAACCAAAGAGGGAGATAAGCTACCGGTGATGTATTGGATATTTGGCGGTGGGTTTGAACTAGGCAGCACCTCCATATACAATGGTGCTGGACTTATCGCAGAAGGGATGTCTACCGGCAAGCCATTCGTTTTCGTAGCAGTTAACTACCGTGTGGGTGCTTGGGGATTCATGCCGGGCAAGGACCTCATGCAGGAAGGCAGCTCTAACGCCGGTCTTCTGGACCAACGAATGGGACTAGAATGGGTCCAGGACAACATTGCTAGCTTTGG TGGCGACCCGGACAAGGTCACTCTATGGGGAGA CAAGGCCCTCTTCCGCGGTGCCATAATGAACTCCGGATCTGCTGTTCCGACTGATCCAATGGACTCTCCTAAAGCCACAAAGGTTTATAACAAGGTTCTGTCTGCTGCCGGATGTGATGGAGCGCCTGATCGATTAAAGTGCCTGCGAGATCTCTCTTACGAT GACATGCGCAAAGCTGCAAACTCTGTGCCAGGCCTTCTGAGTTACAGCTCAGTGGCGCTTTCCTACCTCCCGAGACCTGACGGGAAGAACATAGTGTCAAGCCCAGAAGTATTTGCTACTTCTGGGAAGCTCCCCAAGGTGCCCTTCATTTTAGGAGATCAAGAAGACGAGGGCACCCTTTTCGCTTTGTTCCAACCGAACATCACCAGGACTCGAGAGGTTGAAGAATACCTCGGCGAACTCTACTTCAAAAATGCCTCCCCGCAGCAGATCAAGGACTTAGTAGGCACTTACGCTGCCCGCCCTTCTGAAGGATCGCCGTTCAGAACCGCAGGGTTCAACGAAGTCCGGCCGCAGTTCAAGAGACTAGCTGCCATCTTAGGTGACACGGTTTTCACCCTCACCCGTCGAGCTGTGTTCAACATCTCTCAAACAGTCCAGCCAGAAGTCAACACCTGGAGCTACCTCGCCAGTTACGACTACGGTACTCCTGTACTCGGAACATTCCACGGATCTGATCTCCTCCAGGTATTTTACGGGATCAAGCCGAACTACGCTGCTTCGGCGACGCGGGCGTACTACTTTAACTTTGCTTACAATCTGGACCCCAATGACTCCTCTGGTGGCACGGGGAAGGCAAAGGTGAAGTTGATCGATTGGCCTAAGTGGAGAGACGGGAATAAGATGCTGCACATGATGGCCAAGAGTGCGGATTTGATAGATGATGATTTCCGACAGGACAGCTTCAACTTCTTGCTGAATAAT AGCTGGACTCTATGGTCTTCTGAAGTTTGGGGTTGGAAAGACATGGCCTTTCGCAACGACATCACTGGCGTTTGTGCTATGCGCACCTGCGGCGCCGCTCTTATCAGTTAA
- a CDS encoding aldo/keto reductase, with protein sequence MASKELPARLRESIESTKVEYRQLGKSGLRVSVPIFGCMSFGDSQSIDWALNEDEALPLLKAAYDRGLNTWDTANAYSNGASERTIAKALKKYNIPREKVVILTKCFFAVGEEPETRHFNYREEINKSKDYQNQWGLSRASIFNQVEASLKRLDTPYIDLLQIHRFDPRTPVEETMKTLHDLVQTGKVRYIGASSMWGTQFAQMQFTAEKNGWTKFVSMQNQYNLLYREEEREMNRFCNDTGVGLIPWAPLCRGHLARPPKDFGSTSRSKTEKEGQPGSHGTVEPDLTIIKRVQEIAEKRDWPMSHVALAWINKRITSPIIGFSSVERIDQAITADGKVLTDEEEKYLEELYQPKAISGHV encoded by the exons ATGGCATCTAAGGAGCTCCCAGCACGCCTGAGGGAAAGTATCGAGAGCACCAAGGTCGAGTACCGCCAGCTCGGAAAGTCCGGATTGCGTGTCTCAGTTCCCATTTTTGGCTGTATGAGTTTTGGAGACTCTCAGTCCATCGACTGGGCTCTGAATGAGGATGAG GCACTTCCGCTTCTGAAGGCGGCTTACGATCGGGGATTGAATACTTGGGATACCGCCAACGCATACTCGAATGGCGCATCCGAGCGGACGATTGCCAAGGCCCTGAAGAAATACAACATCCCCCGCGAGAAGGTGGTCATTTTGACCAAGTGTTTCTTTGCTGTCGGTGAAGAGCCTG AGACTCGTCACTTCAACTACCGCGAGGAAATCAACAAATCGAAGGACTACCAAAACCAGTGGGGTTTGTCTAGAGCTTCTATCTTCAACCAGGTGGAGGCGTCCTTGAAGAGACTGGACACTCCGTACATCGATCTTCTCCAGATCCACAGATTTGACCCCAGAACACCCGTAGAAGAAACGATGAAGACGCTGCACGACTTGGTGCAGACGGGGAAGGTTCGGTACATCGGTGCCAGCAGCATGTGGGGTACTCAATTTGCCCAGATGCAGTTCACCGCTGAGAAGAATGGTTGGACGAAGTTCGTGAGCATGCAAAATCAATACAATCTATTGTATCGCGAAGAAGAAAGGGAGATGAACCGATTCTGTAACGACACTGGAGTCGGACTCATTCCGTGGGCTCCTCTCT GCCGTGGTCACCTAGCCCGACCACCAAAGGACTTCGGCTCCACCTCTCGCAGCAAGACCGAGAAGGAGGGTCAGCCCGGAAGCCATGGAACGGTGGAGCCGGACCTGACCATCATCAAGCGAGTTCAGGAGATTGCGGAGAAGCGGGACTGGCCCATGTCCCATGTGGCTCTTGCATGGATCAACAAACGAATTACGAGCCCCATTATCGGCTTCAGTAGCGTCGAGAGAATCGACCAAGCAATCACTGCTGACGGCAAGGTCCTAACcgatgaggaggagaagTACCTTGAAGAACTGTACCAACCCAAGGCCATCTCGGGACATGTCTAA